The following coding sequences are from one Paenibacillus stellifer window:
- a CDS encoding nitrogenase component 1 has protein sequence MPRGKNALFVEPDCEHNGQEKKGCVRPGPGEVSRGCPVAGSLAALLPIRDAAHLVHGTSACLESGWLEPADRGHHGGLAGYGFSTYLNDRDMALGGEGKLLKAIGYIAENYKPPAIFVYATCITVLSMEDLDAVCSEAETAWNIPVIPVHSPGFSGSSGNMGRRLAGEALMDRVIGQGVEEPGHPGTYDINLIGEYEGGEEGADMEALLAKTGIRVLSQITGENSYSRVSRAHLAKVNMVVCSRAMITLARRMKDRYDIPYFEGSFYGEREIRFTIRQLAFHFGDAELEKKLYRYIRKEEERLRSELANVRRELKGKSVVLYTDGTESWRYLTLLQELGLKIAAVGTNRNTQEDMSRIRERLEGGTVILNECGDGKILQTFRERRGDLMLVSGRNEYVPLKERIPFLNLARDRHRSYAGYAGVRRLAGDILDTLEQPVWKLSGKSAPWER, from the coding sequence GGGGCTGCCCCGTTGCCGGTTCGCTTGCCGCTCTTCTGCCAATCAGGGATGCGGCCCATCTGGTGCATGGAACATCCGCCTGTCTGGAGAGCGGATGGCTGGAGCCGGCTGATCGGGGTCATCATGGCGGTCTGGCGGGATATGGCTTCTCCACGTATTTGAATGACAGGGATATGGCGCTCGGCGGTGAAGGAAAGCTGTTGAAAGCAATCGGCTACATCGCCGAGAATTACAAGCCTCCCGCAATCTTCGTGTATGCGACTTGCATTACTGTACTCTCGATGGAGGATCTCGACGCTGTCTGCAGCGAGGCGGAGACCGCCTGGAATATACCCGTCATCCCGGTTCACAGTCCGGGCTTCAGCGGAAGCAGCGGAAATATGGGCCGGAGACTGGCGGGAGAAGCGCTGATGGACAGGGTGATCGGACAGGGGGTTGAAGAGCCGGGACATCCGGGTACTTATGACATTAATCTGATCGGCGAGTACGAGGGCGGAGAGGAAGGGGCGGATATGGAGGCGCTGCTTGCCAAAACCGGTATTCGGGTGCTGTCGCAGATTACCGGCGAGAACTCCTATTCGAGGGTAAGCCGCGCTCATCTGGCGAAGGTCAATATGGTCGTGTGCAGCCGTGCGATGATTACGCTCGCCAGACGGATGAAGGACCGGTACGACATTCCTTATTTCGAGGGTTCCTTCTACGGCGAGCGTGAGATCCGCTTCACAATCCGTCAGCTTGCTTTCCATTTCGGCGATGCGGAGCTGGAGAAGAAGCTCTACCGGTACATCCGCAAGGAAGAGGAGCGGCTTCGTTCCGAACTGGCAAATGTCCGCAGGGAGCTGAAGGGCAAATCGGTTGTGCTGTATACCGACGGAACCGAGAGCTGGAGATACTTGACTCTTCTGCAAGAGCTGGGTCTGAAGATTGCGGCAGTCGGCACCAACCGGAACACCCAGGAGGACATGTCCCGGATCCGGGAGAGACTTGAAGGCGGCACTGTCATCCTGAATGAATGCGGGGATGGCAAAATTCTTCAGACCTTCAGGGAGCGTCGTGGGGATCTGATGCTGGTCAGCGGAAGGAATGAGTACGTGCCGCTCAAAGAGAGAATTCCGTTTCTGAACCTGGCGCGGGACCGGCATCGCTCTTACGCCGGATATGCCGGCGTGCGCCGGCTTGCCGGTGATATCCTGGACACTCTGGAGCAGCCGGTATGGAAGCTTAGCGGCAAGAGTGCGCCTTGGGAGCGATGA